One part of the Cinclus cinclus chromosome 20, bCinCin1.1, whole genome shotgun sequence genome encodes these proteins:
- the SIRT7 gene encoding NAD-dependent protein deacetylase sirtuin-7, translated as MAAGGSLSRSERKAAARAEILQQEEQRDRRRQVSRIWRKPPAERSPEEFQVLSESEDIVRELERRRKRRERMRRRQEEVCDEPEELKRKVAELAAAVRSARHLVIYTGAGISTAASIPDYRGPNGIWTLLQKGRSIRAADLSEAEPTLTHMSIACLHKHNLVQHVVSQNCDGLHLRSGLPRAAISELHGNMYIEVCTSCTPNREYVRVFDVTERTALHRHHTGRTCHKCGAQLRDTIVHFGEKGTLTQPLNWEAATEAASKADVILCLGSSLKVLKKYPRLWCMSKPPTRRPKLYIVNLQWTPKDDLAALKLHGRCDDVMRLLMAELGLEIPRYDRARDPIFALAEPLRPGEEGTHSRKPVAPPREREEPREQEQPRERAEAAGGRPGGWLGRGCAKGGRRRKSR; from the exons ATGGCGGCGGGCGGCAGCCTGAGCCGCTCCGAGCGGAAAGCGGCGGCGCGCGCCGAgatcctgcagcaggaggagcagcggGACCGCCGGAGACAG GTATCCCGCATCTGGAGGAAGCCGCCAGCGGAGCGGAGCCCCGAAGAGTTCCAGGTGCTGAGTGAGAGCGAGGACATCGTCAGGGAGCTGGAGCGGCGCCGCAAGCGGCGCGAGCGGATGCGACGACGGCAGGAGGAG GTGTGCGATGAACCAGAGGAGCTGAAGAGAAAAGTGGCTGAGTTGGCAGCAGCTGTGCGGAGCGCCAGGCACCTCGTCATCTACACGGGCGCTGGGATCAGCACG GCGGCTTCGATCCCAGACTACAGAGGTCCCAATGGCATTTGGACACTGCTGCAGAAGGGCAGGAGCATCAG GGCTGCAGACCTGAGTGAGGCAGAGCCCACACTCACTCATATGAGCATTGCCTGCCTGCACAAGCACAACCTG GTGCAGCATGTGGTGTCTCAGAACTGTGATGGGCTGCACCTGCGGAGCGGGTTACCCCGAGCTGCAATATCTGAGCTCCATGGGAACATGTACATAGAG GTCTGCACTTCCTGTACACCCAACAGAGAGTACGTGCGAGTGTTTGATGTGACAGAGcgcacagccctgcacaggcaTCACACGGGCAGGACGTGCCACAAGTGTGGGGCACAGTTGAGAGATACAATCGTCCACTTTGGGGAGAAGGGGACATTGACACAGCCCCTGAACTGGGAAGCAGCAACAGAAGCTGCAAGCAAAGCAGATGTGATTCTTTGTCTGGGTTCCAGCTTAAAG GTTTTGAAAAAATACCCAAGGCTCTGGTGCATGAGCAAGCCCCCCACACGCCGGCCCAAGCTGTATATTGTGAACCTGCAG TGGACCCCGAAGGACGACCTGGCCGCCCTGAAGCTGCACGGCCGCTGCGACGACGTGATGCGGCTGCTGATGgcggagctggggctggaaaTCCCGCGCTACGACCG GGCGCGGGACCCCATCTTCGCGCTGGCCGAGCCGCTGCGGCCCGGGGAGGAGGGCACGCACTCGCGGAAACCAGTGGCACCGCCCCGGGAGCGGGAGGAGCCCCgcgagcaggagcagccccgggagcgggcggaggcggcgggcgggcggcccGGGGGGTGGCTCGGCCGCGGCTGCGCCAAGGGCGGCCGGCGCAGGAAGAGCCGCTga